Proteins encoded together in one Streptomyces sp. NA04227 window:
- the tpiA gene encoding triose-phosphate isomerase has product MSETRTPLMAGNWKMNLNHLEAIAHVQKLAFALADKDYETVEVAVLPPFTDLRSVQTLVDGDKLKIKYGAQDISAQDSGAFTGEISGPMLTKLKCTYVTIGHSERRQYHHETDEIVNAKVKAAYKHGLTPIMCVGEGLEVRKAGNHVEHTLAQVEGGLRDVPAEQAESIVIAYEPVWAIGTGEVATPEDAQEVCRAIRDQLAKLYSPELAAKVRIQYGGSVKGANVAAIMAQPDVDGALVGGAALDADEFVKIVRFKDQ; this is encoded by the coding sequence ATGAGTGAGACCCGTACGCCGCTCATGGCGGGCAACTGGAAGATGAACCTCAACCACCTCGAGGCCATCGCCCACGTCCAGAAGCTCGCCTTCGCGCTCGCGGACAAGGACTACGAGACCGTCGAGGTCGCCGTGCTCCCGCCGTTCACCGACCTGCGCTCGGTGCAGACCCTGGTCGACGGCGACAAGCTGAAGATCAAGTACGGCGCCCAGGACATCTCGGCCCAGGACTCCGGCGCCTTCACCGGCGAGATCTCCGGCCCCATGCTCACCAAGCTGAAGTGCACCTATGTGACCATCGGCCACTCGGAGCGCCGCCAGTACCACCACGAGACCGACGAGATCGTCAACGCCAAGGTCAAGGCCGCGTACAAGCACGGCCTGACCCCGATCATGTGCGTCGGCGAGGGCCTGGAGGTCCGCAAGGCGGGCAACCACGTGGAGCACACGCTCGCCCAGGTCGAGGGCGGCCTGAGGGACGTCCCGGCCGAGCAGGCCGAGTCGATCGTGATCGCCTACGAGCCGGTCTGGGCGATCGGCACCGGCGAGGTGGCGACCCCCGAGGACGCCCAGGAGGTCTGCCGCGCGATCCGTGACCAGCTGGCCAAGCTGTACTCGCCGGAACTGGCCGCGAAGGTCCGTATCCAGTACGGCGGCTCGGTGAAGGGCGCCAACGTGGCCGCGATCATGGCGCAGCCGGACGTCGACGGCGCCCTGGTGGGCGGCGCGGCCCTGGACGCGGACGAATTCGTCAAGATCGTGCGCTTCAAGGACCAGTAG
- the secG gene encoding preprotein translocase subunit SecG, with product MGFSIALIVLSLLLMLLVLMHKGKGGGLSDMFGGGMQSSVGGSSVAERNLDRITVVVGSLWFACIVVLGLLMKID from the coding sequence TTGGGGTTCTCGATCGCCCTTATCGTTCTCAGCCTGCTGCTGATGCTGCTCGTGCTGATGCACAAGGGCAAGGGCGGCGGTCTCTCCGACATGTTCGGCGGCGGTATGCAGTCGTCGGTCGGCGGCTCCTCCGTGGCCGAGCGCAACCTCGACCGCATCACCGTCGTGGTCGGGTCGCTGTGGTTCGCCTGCATCGTCGTACTCGGTCTGCTGATGAAGATCGACTGA
- the gap gene encoding type I glyceraldehyde-3-phosphate dehydrogenase, giving the protein MTIRVGINGFGRIGRNYFRALLDQGADIEIVAVNDLGDTATTAHLLKYDTILGRLTEEVSHTADSITVGDHTIKVLSERNPADIPWGELGVDIVIESTGIFTSRDDAAKHLAGGAKKVLISAPAKNEDITVVMGVNENQYDPAKHNVISNASCTTNCVAPMAKVLDENFGIVKGLMTTVHAYTNDQRILDFPHKDLRRARAAAENIIPTTTGAAKATALVLPQLKGKLDGLAMRVPVPTGSVTDLVVTLEREVTKDEVNAAFQKAAESGELKGRLTYTADPIVSSDIVSDPSSCTFDSSLTMAEGNQVKVIGWYDNEWGYSNRLVDLTVFVGGRL; this is encoded by the coding sequence GTGACGATCCGCGTAGGCATCAATGGCTTCGGCCGTATCGGCCGCAACTACTTCCGGGCGCTCCTTGACCAGGGTGCGGACATCGAGATCGTGGCCGTCAACGACCTGGGTGACACCGCTACCACCGCACATTTGCTCAAGTACGACACCATCCTGGGGCGTCTGACCGAGGAGGTGTCGCACACGGCGGACAGCATCACCGTCGGCGACCACACCATCAAGGTCCTGTCCGAGCGCAACCCGGCCGACATCCCCTGGGGTGAGCTGGGCGTGGACATCGTGATCGAGTCCACCGGCATCTTCACCAGCCGCGACGACGCCGCCAAGCACCTCGCGGGCGGCGCGAAGAAGGTCCTCATCTCGGCTCCGGCCAAGAACGAGGACATCACCGTGGTGATGGGCGTCAACGAGAACCAGTACGACCCCGCCAAGCACAACGTCATCTCCAACGCCTCCTGCACCACCAACTGTGTGGCGCCGATGGCCAAGGTTCTCGACGAGAACTTCGGCATCGTCAAGGGCCTGATGACCACCGTCCACGCGTACACGAACGACCAGCGCATCCTGGACTTCCCGCACAAGGACCTGCGCCGCGCCCGGGCGGCCGCGGAGAACATCATCCCGACCACCACCGGTGCCGCGAAGGCCACCGCGCTCGTCCTTCCGCAGCTCAAGGGCAAGCTCGACGGTCTCGCGATGCGCGTCCCGGTGCCGACCGGCTCGGTCACCGACCTGGTCGTCACGCTGGAGCGCGAGGTCACCAAGGACGAGGTCAACGCCGCCTTCCAGAAGGCCGCCGAGAGCGGCGAGCTGAAGGGCCGCCTGACGTACACCGCGGACCCGATCGTCTCCTCCGACATCGTCTCCGACCCCTCGTCCTGCACCTTCGACTCCTCGCTGACCATGGCCGAGGGGAACCAGGTGAAGGTCATCGGCTGGTACGACAACGAGTGGGGCTACTCCAACCGTCTCGTCGACCTCACGGTCTTCGTGGGCGGCCGGCTCTGA
- a CDS encoding RNA polymerase-binding protein RbpA encodes MASGNAIRGSRVGAGPMGEAERGESAPRLRISFWCSNGHETKPSFASDATVPDTWDCPRCGFPAGQDADNPPDPPRTEPYKTHLAYVRERRSDADGEAILAEALAKLRGEI; translated from the coding sequence GTGGCAAGTGGCAACGCGATCCGGGGAAGCCGGGTCGGGGCGGGGCCGATGGGCGAGGCCGAGCGTGGCGAGTCCGCGCCCCGGCTGCGCATCTCCTTCTGGTGCTCCAACGGGCACGAGACCAAGCCCAGCTTCGCCAGCGACGCGACCGTGCCCGACACCTGGGACTGCCCGCGCTGCGGCTTCCCGGCGGGGCAGGACGCGGACAACCCGCCGGACCCGCCGCGCACCGAGCCGTACAAGACGCACCTCGCGTATGTACGGGAGCGGCGCAGCGACGCGGACGGCGAGGCGATCCTCGCCGAAGCCCTCGCCAAGCTGCGGGGCGAGATCTGA
- a CDS encoding DUF2087 domain-containing protein has product MDHVLAALADPERQRLYARIVLGQLPPREVEEVRRPLARLVQAGLVRRAEDGSLYADPGVFRRPPPPEAAPDVPRALVGFFAGGRLTAIPVRRSVRQELLVHLTAKYLAPGRTYTEQEVNEAFAEVHEDTAALRRYCVCEGLLVRERDGSRYRLAEASDRSAA; this is encoded by the coding sequence ATGGACCATGTACTCGCCGCGCTCGCGGACCCGGAACGACAGCGCCTGTACGCGAGGATCGTGCTCGGGCAACTGCCGCCCCGCGAGGTCGAGGAGGTCCGCAGGCCGCTCGCGCGGCTGGTGCAGGCCGGACTCGTACGGCGAGCGGAGGACGGTTCGCTGTACGCCGATCCCGGGGTGTTCCGCCGTCCGCCCCCGCCCGAGGCGGCGCCGGACGTGCCGCGTGCCCTGGTCGGCTTCTTCGCCGGGGGCCGGCTCACCGCCATCCCGGTCCGGCGCTCCGTCCGCCAGGAACTCCTCGTCCATCTGACCGCCAAGTACCTCGCGCCCGGCCGCACTTACACCGAGCAGGAGGTCAACGAGGCCTTCGCCGAGGTGCACGAGGACACGGCCGCGCTGCGCCGCTACTGCGTCTGCGAGGGGCTGCTCGTACGGGAGCGGGACGGAAGCCGGTACCGGCTCGCCGAGGCGAGCGACCGGTCCGCGGCCTGA
- the pgk gene encoding phosphoglycerate kinase — MKTIDDLLAAGVEARRVFVRADLNVPLADGVITDDGRIRAVLPTVKALADAGAKVVVASHLGRPKGAPDPAFSLLPAAERLGELLGKPVAFAQDTVGPAAHEAVDGLEPGQVAVIENLRFNPGETSKDDAERDAFAEQLAALADVYVGDGFGAVHRKHASVFDLPAKLLHYAGYLIGAEVEVLRKLTEDVRRPYVVALGGAKVSDKLGVIDHLLEKADRILIGGGMAYTFLKAQGHEVGKSLLQEDQVPACLDYLKRAKERGVEFVLPVDVLVSPEFPDLKTKAPVNPTTVPADAIPADEEGMDIGPETRKLYAEKLADAATVFWNGPMGVFEHPDFEGGTRAVAQALLDSPAFTVVGGGDSAAAVRLLGFDENAYGHISTGGGASLEYLEGKTLPGLAALKD, encoded by the coding sequence ATGAAGACGATCGACGACCTTCTCGCCGCGGGAGTGGAGGCCCGGCGGGTCTTCGTCCGCGCCGACCTCAATGTGCCGCTCGCCGACGGGGTGATCACCGACGACGGCCGTATCCGCGCCGTGTTGCCCACGGTGAAGGCACTCGCGGACGCCGGTGCCAAGGTGGTCGTGGCCTCGCACCTCGGCCGCCCCAAGGGCGCCCCGGACCCGGCCTTCTCGCTGCTGCCCGCCGCCGAGCGGCTCGGTGAACTCCTCGGCAAGCCGGTCGCGTTCGCCCAGGACACCGTCGGCCCCGCCGCGCACGAGGCCGTGGACGGCCTTGAGCCCGGCCAGGTCGCGGTGATCGAGAACCTGCGCTTCAACCCGGGTGAGACCAGCAAGGACGATGCCGAGCGCGACGCCTTCGCCGAGCAGCTCGCCGCCCTGGCCGATGTGTACGTGGGCGACGGATTCGGCGCGGTGCACCGTAAGCACGCCTCGGTCTTCGACCTTCCGGCGAAGCTGCTGCACTACGCGGGCTATCTGATCGGCGCCGAGGTCGAGGTGCTCAGGAAGCTCACCGAGGACGTACGGCGCCCGTACGTCGTCGCGCTCGGCGGCGCCAAGGTCTCCGACAAGCTCGGGGTGATCGACCACCTTTTGGAGAAGGCCGACCGCATCCTCATCGGCGGCGGCATGGCCTACACCTTCCTCAAGGCGCAGGGCCACGAGGTCGGCAAGTCGCTGCTCCAGGAGGACCAGGTCCCGGCCTGCCTGGACTACCTGAAGCGGGCCAAGGAGCGCGGGGTGGAGTTCGTGCTCCCGGTCGACGTCCTGGTCTCGCCCGAATTCCCGGACCTGAAGACCAAGGCCCCGGTCAACCCCACCACCGTGCCGGCCGACGCCATCCCGGCCGACGAGGAGGGCATGGACATCGGCCCCGAGACGCGCAAGCTCTACGCCGAGAAGCTCGCCGACGCGGCCACCGTGTTCTGGAACGGCCCGATGGGCGTCTTCGAGCACCCCGACTTCGAGGGCGGCACCCGGGCCGTCGCGCAGGCGCTGCTCGACAGCCCTGCGTTCACCGTCGTGGGCGGCGGTGACTCGGCCGCCGCCGTGCGCCTGCTCGGTTTCGACGAGAATGCCTACGGCCACATTTCCACCGGCGGCGGCGCCAGCCTCGAGTACCTCGAGGGCAAGACGCTCCCCGGCCTCGCCGCACTTAAGGACTGA
- the pgi gene encoding glucose-6-phosphate isomerase: protein MNAASPSRLDRTAEWQALEKHRQELGEVRLRELFAAGPERADTYTLQVGDLHIDYAKHLVTDETLRLLRELAAARDVFGLRDAMFRGERINITENRPVLHTALRAPREAVAEVDGTNVVPEVHAVLDKMSAFADRVRAGEWTGHTGKPVRNVVNIGIGGSDLGPAMAYEVLRSFTDRELTVRFVSNVDGADLHEAVRDLDPAETLFVIASKTFTTIETLTNATSARDWLLTELRAGQDAVAKHFVALSTNAEKVAAFGIDTANMFEFWEWVGGRYSYDSAIGLSLMIAIGPERFREMLDGFHLMDEHFRTAPPEANAPLLMGLLGIWYGNFLGAQSHAVLPYSHYLSRFPAYLQQLDMESNGKYVDRSGQEVSWQTGPVVWGTPGTNGQHAYFQLIHQGTKLIPADFIGFAAPVHDLQPGLIAQHDLLMANFFAQTQALAFGKSAEEVRAEGVSEDLVPHKTFKGNHPTTTILAKKLTPSVLGQLVALYEHKVFVQGAVWNIDSFDQWGVELGKVLAKRVEPALTDGADVPGLDASTQALVAKYREFRGR from the coding sequence ATGAACGCAGCAAGCCCTTCCAGGCTCGACAGGACCGCCGAGTGGCAGGCGCTGGAGAAGCACCGGCAGGAGCTCGGCGAGGTGCGGCTGCGCGAGCTGTTCGCCGCCGGTCCGGAGCGTGCGGACACCTACACGCTCCAGGTCGGGGACCTGCACATCGACTACGCCAAGCATCTGGTCACCGACGAGACGCTGCGGCTGCTGCGCGAACTGGCCGCCGCCCGGGACGTGTTCGGGCTGCGGGACGCCATGTTCCGCGGCGAGCGGATCAACATCACGGAGAACCGGCCGGTGCTGCACACCGCGCTGCGGGCCCCGCGCGAGGCCGTGGCCGAGGTGGACGGCACCAATGTGGTGCCCGAGGTGCATGCCGTTCTGGACAAGATGAGCGCCTTCGCCGACCGGGTGCGCGCGGGGGAGTGGACCGGGCACACCGGCAAGCCCGTCCGCAATGTCGTCAACATCGGCATCGGCGGCTCCGACCTCGGCCCCGCGATGGCCTACGAGGTCCTGCGCTCCTTCACCGACCGGGAGTTGACGGTCCGTTTCGTCTCCAACGTCGACGGCGCCGATCTGCACGAGGCCGTGCGCGACCTGGACCCGGCCGAGACCCTGTTCGTCATCGCCTCCAAGACGTTCACCACCATCGAGACGCTCACCAACGCCACCTCCGCGCGGGACTGGCTGCTCACCGAGCTGCGGGCCGGACAGGACGCGGTCGCCAAGCACTTCGTGGCGCTGTCCACCAACGCCGAGAAGGTGGCCGCCTTCGGCATCGACACGGCCAATATGTTCGAGTTCTGGGAGTGGGTCGGCGGCCGCTACTCCTACGACTCCGCCATCGGGCTCTCCCTGATGATCGCGATCGGCCCGGAGCGCTTCCGGGAGATGCTCGACGGCTTCCACCTGATGGACGAGCACTTCCGCACCGCGCCGCCCGAGGCCAACGCCCCTTTGCTGATGGGCCTGTTGGGCATCTGGTACGGCAACTTCCTCGGCGCCCAGTCGCACGCCGTGCTGCCCTACTCGCACTATCTCTCGCGGTTCCCTGCCTATCTCCAGCAGCTCGACATGGAGTCCAACGGCAAGTACGTGGACCGCTCGGGCCAGGAGGTCTCCTGGCAGACCGGTCCCGTGGTCTGGGGCACCCCGGGCACCAACGGCCAGCACGCCTACTTCCAGCTGATCCACCAGGGCACCAAGCTGATCCCGGCCGACTTCATCGGCTTCGCCGCGCCGGTGCACGATCTCCAGCCCGGTCTGATCGCCCAGCACGACCTGCTGATGGCCAACTTCTTCGCACAGACCCAGGCGCTGGCCTTCGGCAAGAGCGCCGAGGAGGTCCGGGCCGAGGGTGTGAGCGAGGACCTCGTCCCGCACAAGACCTTCAAGGGCAACCACCCCACCACGACCATCCTGGCCAAGAAGCTCACGCCGTCCGTGCTCGGCCAGTTGGTGGCCCTCTACGAGCACAAGGTCTTCGTCCAGGGCGCGGTGTGGAACATCGACTCCTTCGACCAGTGGGGCGTCGAACTCGGCAAGGTGCTCGCCAAGCGCGTGGAACCCGCGCTCACCGACGGCGCGGACGTCCCCGGACTTGATGCCTCGACACAGGCGCTGGTCGCCAAGTACCGGGAGTTCAGGGGGCGTTGA
- the rapZ gene encoding RNase adapter RapZ encodes MSEHETQNPDRQQPGEPDARAADAQTPDTQTPDAQTPDAQTPDAQTPDAQTADSQTPDIEQVIPELVIISGMSGAGRSTAAKCLEDLGWFVVDNLPPALIPTMVELGARSQGNVARIAVVVDVRGRRFFDNLRESLADLETKHVTRRIVFLESSDEALVRRFESVRRPHPLQGDGRIVDGIEAERELLRELRGDADLVIDTSSLNVHELRAKLDAQFAGEEEPELRATVMSFGYKYGLPVDADLVVDCRFLPNPHWVPELRPFTGLNEEVSGYVFNQPGAKEFLNQYTELLQLIAAGYRREGKRYVTIAIGCTGGKHRSVAMSEKLAARLAAEGVETVVVHRDMGRE; translated from the coding sequence ATGAGCGAGCACGAGACACAGAACCCGGACCGGCAGCAGCCCGGCGAACCCGACGCCCGGGCAGCGGACGCACAGACCCCGGACACACAGACCCCGGACGCACAGACCCCGGACGCACAGACCCCGGACGCACAGACCCCGGACGCACAGACCGCGGACTCACAGACACCGGACATCGAGCAGGTGATCCCGGAGCTGGTGATCATCTCCGGCATGTCCGGGGCGGGCAGGTCCACGGCCGCGAAGTGCCTGGAGGACCTCGGCTGGTTCGTCGTGGACAACCTGCCGCCCGCCCTCATCCCGACCATGGTCGAGCTCGGCGCGCGCTCCCAGGGCAACGTCGCCCGGATCGCCGTCGTGGTCGACGTACGCGGCAGGCGCTTCTTCGACAATCTGCGGGAGTCCCTCGCCGATCTGGAGACCAAGCACGTCACCCGCCGGATCGTCTTCCTGGAGTCCTCCGACGAGGCCCTGGTGCGCCGCTTCGAGTCGGTACGCCGCCCGCACCCGCTCCAGGGTGACGGCCGCATCGTCGACGGCATCGAGGCCGAGCGGGAACTGCTGCGCGAACTGCGCGGCGACGCCGACCTGGTGATCGACACCTCCAGCCTCAACGTCCACGAACTGCGCGCCAAGCTGGACGCCCAGTTCGCGGGCGAGGAGGAACCGGAGCTGCGGGCCACCGTGATGTCCTTCGGGTACAAGTACGGCCTGCCGGTGGACGCCGACCTCGTGGTCGACTGCCGCTTCCTGCCGAACCCGCACTGGGTGCCCGAGCTGCGTCCCTTCACGGGACTCAACGAGGAGGTGTCGGGGTACGTCTTCAACCAGCCCGGCGCCAAGGAGTTCCTCAACCAGTACACCGAGCTGCTCCAGCTCATCGCGGCGGGCTACCGGCGCGAGGGCAAGCGTTACGTGACGATCGCGATCGGCTGCACCGGCGGCAAGCACCGGTCGGTCGCAATGTCGGAGAAGCTCGCCGCCAGACTTGCCGCCGAAGGGGTGGAAACCGTCGTGGTCCACCGGGACATGGGACGCGAATGA
- the whiA gene encoding DNA-binding protein WhiA: protein MAMTAEVKDEISRLPVTRTCCRKAEVSAILRFAGGLHLVSGRIVIEAELDTAMAARRLKRDILEIFGHSSELIVMAPGGLRRGSRYVVRVVAGGDQLARQTGLVDGRGRPIRGLPPQVVSGATCDAEAAWRGAFLAHGSLTEPGRSSSLEVTCPGPEAALALVGAARRLSIAAKAREVRGVDRVVVRDGDAIGALLTRLGAHESVLAWEERRMRREVRATANRLANFDDANLRRSARAAVAAGARVQRALEILGEEVPEHLAAAGRLRMEHKQASLEELGALADPPLTKDAVAGRIRRLLAMADKRAQDLGIPGTESSLSEELAENLAG from the coding sequence ATGGCGATGACGGCAGAGGTGAAGGACGAGATCTCCCGGCTTCCCGTCACCCGGACGTGCTGCAGAAAAGCCGAGGTCTCGGCAATCCTGCGGTTCGCCGGCGGACTCCACCTCGTCAGCGGCCGCATCGTGATCGAGGCCGAGCTCGACACCGCCATGGCGGCGCGCCGCCTCAAGCGCGACATCCTGGAGATCTTCGGCCACAGTTCCGAGCTGATCGTGATGGCCCCGGGCGGACTGCGCCGCGGCTCGCGCTACGTCGTACGGGTCGTGGCGGGCGGCGACCAGCTGGCCCGGCAGACCGGCCTTGTCGACGGCCGCGGCCGCCCCATCCGCGGGCTGCCGCCGCAGGTGGTCTCGGGGGCCACCTGTGACGCCGAGGCCGCCTGGCGCGGCGCCTTCCTCGCGCACGGCTCGCTCACCGAACCCGGCCGCTCCTCCTCGCTGGAGGTGACCTGCCCCGGCCCCGAGGCCGCGCTCGCCCTGGTCGGCGCGGCGCGCAGGCTGTCGATCGCCGCGAAGGCCCGTGAGGTACGCGGCGTGGACCGGGTCGTGGTCCGCGACGGCGACGCGATCGGCGCCCTGCTGACCCGCCTCGGCGCGCACGAGTCGGTGCTGGCCTGGGAGGAGCGCCGGATGCGGCGCGAGGTGCGGGCCACCGCCAACCGCCTCGCCAACTTCGACGACGCCAACCTGCGCCGCTCGGCCCGCGCCGCGGTGGCCGCCGGAGCCCGGGTGCAGCGCGCCCTGGAGATCCTCGGCGAGGAGGTGCCCGAGCACCTCGCGGCGGCCGGACGGCTGCGCATGGAGCACAAGCAGGCGTCCCTGGAGGAGCTGGGCGCGCTGGCCGACCCGCCGCTGACCAAGGACGCCGTCGCCGGACGTATCCGGCGGCTGCTCGCCATGGCGGACAAGCGCGCCCAGGACCTCGGAATCCCGGGCACGGAATCCAGCCTGTCCGAGGAACTCGCGGAAAATCTCGCAGGCTGA
- the yvcK gene encoding uridine diphosphate-N-acetylglucosamine-binding protein YvcK: MTSGTSRLRRMLRDSPTVPRARSALTRRGGRRGAQPKVVALGGGMGLSASLAALRRITGDLTAVVTVADDGGSSGRLRDELGVLPPGDLRKALAALCGDDEWGQTWARVIQHRFHSQGELHDHAVGNLLIVALWEQLGDHVQALDLVGTLLGAHGRVLPMSAVPLELQALVRGHDPERPEEVDTVRGQANVALTPGEVQSVHLLPQDPPAVPEAVAAVLDADWVVLGPGSWFSSVIPHLLVPELLQALTETKARRVLSLNLAPQPGETEGFSPQRHLEVLGRHAPKLALDVVLADEAAVPDRDVLTQAAERFGAAVELAPVARPDGTPRHDPELLAAAYDRIFRMHGRIGPWR, encoded by the coding sequence ATGACATCTGGCACCTCCCGGCTGCGCCGGATGCTCCGGGACAGCCCCACCGTGCCGCGGGCACGGTCCGCCCTCACCCGCCGGGGCGGCCGCCGCGGGGCACAGCCGAAGGTCGTCGCGCTCGGCGGCGGGATGGGGCTGTCCGCCTCGCTCGCCGCCCTGCGACGCATCACCGGCGATCTCACCGCGGTGGTCACCGTCGCCGACGACGGCGGCTCCAGCGGGCGGCTGCGCGACGAACTGGGCGTCCTGCCGCCCGGCGACCTGCGCAAGGCGCTCGCGGCGCTGTGCGGCGACGACGAATGGGGCCAGACCTGGGCGCGCGTCATCCAGCACCGCTTCCACTCCCAGGGCGAGCTGCACGACCACGCGGTCGGCAACCTGCTCATCGTGGCACTGTGGGAACAGCTGGGCGACCACGTCCAGGCGCTCGACCTGGTCGGCACCCTGCTCGGCGCACACGGACGGGTACTTCCCATGTCCGCGGTGCCGCTGGAACTCCAGGCCCTGGTCCGCGGCCACGACCCGGAGCGGCCCGAGGAGGTGGACACCGTGCGCGGGCAGGCCAATGTGGCGCTCACCCCGGGCGAGGTGCAGTCGGTCCACCTTCTCCCGCAGGACCCGCCCGCGGTACCCGAGGCGGTCGCCGCGGTGCTCGACGCGGACTGGGTGGTCCTGGGCCCCGGCTCCTGGTTCTCCTCGGTCATCCCGCACCTGCTGGTGCCCGAGCTGCTCCAGGCGCTCACCGAGACCAAGGCGCGCCGGGTGCTCTCGCTGAACCTCGCACCACAACCCGGAGAAACCGAGGGCTTCTCACCGCAGCGTCATTTGGAGGTTTTGGGGCGACACGCCCCTAAACTCGCCCTGGACGTGGTGCTGGCCGACGAGGCCGCCGTGCCCGATCGTGACGTGCTGACGCAGGCCGCCGAGCGCTTCGGCGCCGCGGTCGAACTGGCGCCGGTGGCACGGCCCGACGGGACTCCCCGGCACGACCCGGAGCTGCTGGCCGCCGCGTACGACCGTATTTTTCGGATGCATGGAAGGATCGGCCCATGGCGATGA
- the pgl gene encoding 6-phosphogluconolactonase, which produces MSAPQLVVHRAKELMAQAAAARLITRIVDAQSSRGSASVVLTGGRNGNGLLAALAAAPARDAVDWSRLDLWWGDERFLPEGDPDRNVTQARAALLDAVPLDPKRVHPMPAADAGGAVHSGDADAAAEAYARELAAAAGPEDHAGVPAFDVLMLGVGPDTHVASLFPELPAVRETERTVVGVHGAPKPPPTRVSLTLPAIRAAREVWLLAAGEDKAGAVAIALSGAGEIQAPAAGARGTARTLWLLDAAAASQLPRDLLPPAVA; this is translated from the coding sequence GTGAGCGCCCCGCAGCTGGTCGTGCACCGCGCCAAGGAGCTGATGGCCCAGGCCGCCGCGGCCCGCCTGATCACCCGCATCGTGGACGCCCAGTCCTCGCGCGGCAGCGCCTCGGTGGTGCTCACCGGCGGCCGCAACGGCAACGGCCTGCTCGCCGCCCTCGCCGCGGCGCCCGCGCGGGACGCGGTGGACTGGTCCCGGCTCGACCTGTGGTGGGGCGACGAACGCTTCCTGCCCGAGGGCGACCCGGACCGCAATGTCACCCAGGCCCGCGCGGCACTCCTGGACGCCGTACCGCTGGACCCGAAGCGGGTGCACCCGATGCCCGCCGCCGACGCGGGCGGGGCGGTGCACTCCGGCGATGCCGACGCCGCGGCCGAGGCCTACGCACGCGAGCTCGCGGCGGCGGCCGGGCCGGAGGACCACGCAGGGGTACCGGCCTTCGACGTACTGATGCTCGGCGTCGGTCCGGACACCCATGTCGCCTCGCTCTTCCCGGAGTTGCCCGCGGTCCGCGAGACCGAGCGCACCGTGGTGGGCGTGCACGGTGCGCCGAAGCCGCCGCCCACCCGTGTCTCGCTGACACTGCCCGCGATCCGGGCCGCCCGCGAGGTGTGGCTGCTCGCGGCGGGCGAGGACAAGGCGGGCGCCGTGGCGATCGCCCTCTCCGGCGCGGGCGAGATCCAGGCCCCCGCGGCGGGCGCCCGCGGCACGGCCCGCACCCTGTGGCTGCTCGACGCGGCCGCCGCCTCGCAGCTCCCCCGGGACCTGCTGCCGCCCGCGGTGGCCTGA